From Fusobacterium mortiferum ATCC 9817, a single genomic window includes:
- the dnaG gene encoding DNA primase: MKYKSEDIDLLIDSLKIEEVVGEFVELKKSGANYKGLCPFHPDTTPSFMVSPSKNICKCFVCGAGGNPISFYSQYKKISFIEAVEELSQKYAIPIKSLENNNLKQQESYEKYYEIMKEAHLFYKNSIFSNQGREALEYLSNRKLNPKVIKENGLGFAPNKWSELNDYLVSKGYESKDLLKLGLIKEGDNGNNYDTFRNRIIFPIFSIKGDVIAFGGRTLEKDKETPKYINSPDTPIFKKGKNLYGLERSGVIRKKNYAMLMEGYMDVLSAYLYGFDVALAPLGTALTEEQGVLLKKYTSNIILSFDSDGPGQSATERAGLILKSLGFNIRILQLEGAKDPDEYLKQFGKESFLKCVKNSVEIFDFLFKYYLKDYDLNNMMSKQNFINRFKEFFQCVETELEKTLYLDRLSKEIDVDKNILKEILIDKNRKKSRKFEEDLVNINIGEKSEIINRVEKDTLFLILAKREYFKYFSDKNIKGSLTKKVFQYLIQHKEIDREDSTLNLSQNLELTSEELEQWQLLICTLIENISNDKKIEELLTETFLSWFKQEIDSSYRKVKGMDLIEGLLLTNKIKQLEIKLSRVNSFDEIKEIYDNFKEIIN; encoded by the coding sequence ATGAAATATAAGTCAGAAGATATAGACCTCCTTATAGATTCTCTAAAGATAGAAGAAGTTGTTGGAGAATTTGTTGAGTTAAAAAAATCTGGAGCTAATTATAAAGGTTTATGTCCATTTCATCCTGATACTACTCCCTCCTTTATGGTAAGCCCAAGTAAAAATATATGTAAATGTTTTGTATGTGGAGCTGGAGGAAATCCTATTTCTTTCTATTCTCAATATAAAAAGATAAGTTTTATAGAAGCAGTAGAAGAGTTATCTCAAAAATATGCAATCCCCATAAAAAGTTTAGAAAATAATAATTTAAAGCAACAGGAGAGTTATGAAAAATACTATGAGATAATGAAAGAAGCACATCTTTTTTATAAAAATAGTATATTTTCAAATCAAGGAAGAGAAGCTTTAGAGTATTTATCAAATAGAAAATTGAATCCTAAAGTAATAAAAGAAAATGGATTAGGATTTGCTCCAAATAAATGGAGTGAATTAAATGATTACTTGGTATCAAAGGGATATGAAAGCAAAGATTTATTAAAATTAGGATTAATAAAAGAGGGAGATAATGGAAATAATTATGATACTTTTAGAAATAGAATAATATTTCCAATTTTTTCAATAAAGGGAGATGTAATCGCTTTTGGAGGAAGAACATTAGAAAAAGATAAGGAAACTCCTAAATATATTAACTCTCCAGATACACCTATTTTCAAAAAGGGAAAAAATTTATATGGTTTAGAAAGAAGTGGAGTAATTAGAAAAAAGAATTATGCTATGTTAATGGAAGGGTATATGGATGTACTATCAGCATATCTATATGGTTTTGATGTAGCATTAGCTCCATTAGGAACTGCTTTAACAGAAGAGCAAGGAGTATTATTAAAAAAATATACTTCCAATATAATTTTATCTTTTGACTCAGATGGACCAGGACAATCCGCAACAGAAAGGGCTGGACTTATCCTTAAAAGTTTAGGATTTAATATTAGAATTTTACAGCTAGAAGGGGCTAAAGACCCAGATGAATATTTAAAGCAGTTTGGAAAAGAGAGTTTTTTAAAGTGTGTAAAAAATTCAGTTGAGATATTTGATTTTTTGTTTAAATATTATTTAAAGGATTATGACTTAAATAATATGATGTCTAAACAAAATTTTATAAATAGGTTTAAAGAATTTTTTCAATGTGTAGAGACAGAATTAGAGAAAACACTTTATTTAGATAGGCTTTCTAAAGAGATAGATGTAGATAAAAATATATTAAAAGAAATTTTAATAGATAAAAATAGAAAAAAATCAAGGAAATTTGAAGAAGATTTAGTAAATATAAATATAGGGGAAAAATCGGAAATTATTAATAGAGTAGAAAAAGATACTCTCTTCTTAATATTAGCTAAGAGAGAGTACTTTAAATACTTTAGTGATAAAAATATAAAAGGTTCTTTAACTAAAAAGGTTTTTCAATACTTAATACAACATAAAGAGATAGATAGAGAAGATAGTACTTTGAATCTCTCTCAAAATCTTGAGCTAACTTCAGAAGAGTTAGAGCAATGGCAATTATTGATTTGTACATTAATAGAAAATATTTCTAATGATAAAAAAATAGAGGAATTACTGACAGAAACATTTCTATCTTGGTTTAAGCAAGAGATAGATAGTAGTTATAGAAAAGTAAAAGGTATGGATTTAATAGAAGGGCTATTACTTACTAACAAAATCAAACAATTAGAGATAAAATTAAGTAGAGTAAATAGTTTTGATGAGATAAAAGAGATTTATGATAATTTTAAAGAGATAATTAATTAA
- the rpoD gene encoding RNA polymerase sigma factor RpoD, translating to MREFIKNEKVLALVRKAMENKCITYEEINDGLKDDFPVDKIEQLITGMMDQGIEIIRQADIDKNKKIAKEIKTKEAKAKKTKESTPKKAAKKKEKEELEEENFDEDSFDDFKDEDIDLFEKDDFLDDDDFDDVLDGKLDDFDDDFDHFNPDDLEDIGDDEYISDDLFTLSGDMKVDEPIKMYLREIGQIPLLSHDEELEYAKRALEGDEWASQQLIEANLRLVVSIAKKHTNRGLKLLDLIQEGNIGLMKAVEKFEYTKGYKFSTYATWWIRQAITRAIADQGRTIRIPVHMIETINKIKKEARIYLQETGKDATPEVLAERLGMEVEKVKAIQEMNQDPISLETPVGSEEDSELGDFVEDNKMLNPYELTNRSLLREQLDGVLNSLSSREEKVLRYRYGLDDGSPKTLEEVGKIFKVTRERIRQIEVKALRKLRHPSRRKKLEDFKV from the coding sequence ATGAGAGAGTTTATAAAAAATGAAAAGGTTCTAGCCTTAGTTAGAAAAGCTATGGAAAACAAGTGCATCACTTATGAAGAGATTAATGATGGACTTAAAGATGATTTTCCAGTTGATAAAATAGAACAATTAATAACTGGAATGATGGACCAAGGAATTGAGATAATAAGACAAGCAGATATTGATAAAAACAAAAAAATAGCTAAAGAAATAAAAACTAAAGAAGCAAAAGCTAAAAAAACAAAAGAATCAACTCCTAAAAAAGCAGCTAAGAAAAAAGAAAAAGAGGAATTGGAAGAAGAAAATTTTGATGAAGATAGTTTTGATGACTTCAAAGATGAAGATATAGACCTTTTTGAAAAAGATGATTTTTTAGATGATGATGATTTTGATGATGTTTTAGATGGAAAATTGGATGATTTTGATGATGACTTTGATCATTTTAATCCTGATGATTTAGAAGATATTGGTGATGATGAATATATAAGTGATGATTTATTTACTCTTTCTGGAGATATGAAAGTGGATGAGCCTATAAAAATGTATTTACGTGAAATAGGACAAATTCCTTTATTAAGTCATGATGAAGAGTTAGAATATGCTAAAAGAGCCTTAGAAGGAGATGAATGGGCAAGTCAACAACTAATAGAAGCTAACTTAAGACTAGTTGTAAGTATTGCTAAAAAACATACAAACAGAGGGCTAAAACTACTTGATTTAATACAAGAGGGGAATATAGGACTTATGAAAGCAGTTGAGAAGTTTGAATATACAAAGGGATATAAATTTTCAACATATGCAACTTGGTGGATAAGACAAGCTATAACAAGAGCTATTGCAGACCAAGGAAGAACTATAAGAATTCCTGTTCATATGATAGAAACAATCAATAAAATTAAGAAAGAAGCTAGAATATACCTTCAAGAAACAGGAAAAGATGCTACACCAGAAGTACTAGCTGAAAGACTTGGAATGGAGGTTGAAAAGGTAAAAGCTATTCAAGAAATGAACCAAGATCCGATCTCATTAGAGACTCCGGTAGGTAGTGAGGAAGATAGTGAATTAGGAGATTTCGTAGAGGACAATAAAATGTTAAACCCATATGAATTAACTAATAGATCACTATTAAGAGAACAATTAGATGGTGTACTAAATAGTTTAAGTAGTAGAGAGGAAAAAGTTTTAAGATATAGATATGGTTTAGATGATGGTTCACCTAAAACACTAGAAGAAGTAGGAAAAATTTTCAAAGTAACAAGAGAGAGAATAAGACAGATAGAAGTAAAAGCTCTTAGAAAATTAAGACATCCAAGTAGAAGAAAAAAATTAGAAGATTTTAAAGTATAA
- a CDS encoding sigma-70 family RNA polymerase sigma factor — MALKELEDEDLDILGEESVIDYLEEIASITPNENPEGEDFIVQNLPLVASIAFNYLREGVAYLDVVQEGTMGLIKGIENYNGEKHGDFENYKKYWIIREIVLFINNKITDIKNEFKSFFKDKRENFGKVGHEHEEVEDKTEVYLTEEDLLPSIDAIDKREKLMEKLTEFSSLKNRLSSRQIEVLNYYFGFGVERRFSIFEIEEKLGIEKGKGDIIFEQALLILSTMEGKMFL; from the coding sequence TTGGCATTAAAAGAATTAGAAGATGAAGATTTAGATATTTTAGGCGAAGAGAGTGTAATTGATTATTTAGAAGAGATAGCTAGTATAACTCCAAATGAAAATCCAGAAGGAGAAGATTTTATTGTTCAAAATTTACCATTAGTTGCTTCTATTGCTTTTAATTATTTAAGAGAAGGAGTAGCCTATCTTGATGTAGTACAAGAAGGAACAATGGGGCTTATAAAAGGGATAGAAAATTATAATGGCGAGAAACATGGAGATTTTGAAAATTATAAAAAATATTGGATAATAAGAGAGATAGTTTTATTTATTAATAATAAAATAACAGATATAAAAAATGAATTTAAAAGTTTTTTCAAAGATAAGAGAGAAAATTTTGGAAAAGTAGGGCATGAACATGAAGAGGTAGAAGATAAAACTGAAGTTTACTTAACAGAAGAAGATTTACTTCCAAGTATAGATGCAATAGATAAGAGAGAAAAATTAATGGAAAAATTAACAGAGTTTTCAAGTTTAAAAAATAGATTAAGTTCAAGACAAATAGAGGTATTAAATTATTACTTTGGTTTTGGAGTAGAGAGAAGATTTTCTATTTTTGAAATTGAAGAAAAATTAGGAATAGAAAAGGGAAAAGGAGATATTATATTTGAACAAGCTCTTTTAATTTTATCAACAATGGAAGGAAAGATGTTTTTATGA
- a CDS encoding Nif3-like dinuclear metal center hexameric protein, with amino-acid sequence MITKEIIKELEKEFPKNLAEEWDNVGLLVGDNKREIKKIQISLDATEVAIDNAIKNSVDMIVTHHPMIFKGVKSIDNSTILGRKIIKLIGNRINLYTLHTNLDSAFNGLNDYILKQLGIKESKIIDENINGLNCGIGRIYRLEKEISILEYIKFLKEKLEIENVRVVGDVRKNIKKIALVNGSGMSYWRKVKKLDVDLFITGDIGYHEALDAKENNLSLIDIGHFESEKCFVKLLKTYFEKMDIDVIIYNDGPVFKNY; translated from the coding sequence ATGATAACAAAAGAGATAATAAAAGAATTAGAAAAAGAATTTCCTAAAAATTTAGCAGAAGAGTGGGACAATGTAGGATTACTAGTTGGAGATAATAAGAGAGAAATAAAAAAAATACAAATCTCTTTGGATGCTACTGAAGTAGCTATAGATAATGCTATAAAAAATAGTGTTGATATGATAGTAACTCATCATCCTATGATTTTTAAAGGAGTAAAGAGTATAGATAATTCTACAATATTAGGAAGAAAAATAATAAAATTAATAGGGAATAGAATAAATTTATATACTCTTCATACAAATTTAGATTCAGCTTTTAATGGATTGAATGATTATATATTAAAACAATTAGGAATAAAAGAATCTAAAATAATAGATGAAAATATTAATGGTTTAAATTGTGGAATAGGAAGAATTTATAGATTGGAAAAAGAAATTTCAATATTAGAATATATAAAATTTTTAAAAGAAAAATTAGAAATTGAAAATGTAAGGGTAGTAGGAGATGTAAGAAAGAATATAAAAAAAATTGCTCTTGTAAATGGTTCTGGAATGAGTTATTGGAGAAAAGTAAAAAAATTAGATGTTGATTTATTTATAACAGGGGATATAGGATATCATGAGGCATTAGATGCCAAAGAAAATAATTTAAGTTTAATCGATATAGGACATTTTGAAAGTGAGAAATGTTTCGTAAAACTTTTAAAAACATACTTTGAAAAAATGGATATAGATGTTATAATTTATAATGATGGACCAGTTTTTAAGAATTACTAA
- a CDS encoding S-layer homology domain-containing protein, translating into MKYIVILMLMSTSIIFAETKFEDLNKEHWAYKSINSLVERGILKENKYKFKGNEALTRYDFAENLARSIDYIDLKKANKEDLNILEALMLEFSQELNKIGFDASTFNGRLDNINETIELLRERVNENEKTIDELKKRIETLENKN; encoded by the coding sequence ATGAAATATATAGTAATTTTAATGTTAATGTCGACTTCAATAATATTTGCTGAAACAAAATTTGAAGATTTAAATAAAGAGCACTGGGCATATAAATCAATAAATTCATTAGTTGAAAGAGGAATATTAAAAGAAAATAAATATAAATTTAAGGGGAATGAAGCTCTTACAAGATATGATTTTGCTGAAAATTTAGCAAGAAGTATTGACTATATAGATTTAAAAAAAGCTAATAAAGAAGATTTAAATATACTAGAAGCTTTGATGCTTGAGTTTTCTCAAGAATTAAATAAAATAGGTTTTGATGCAAGTACTTTTAATGGAAGACTAGATAATATAAATGAAACTATTGAACTTTTGAGAGAGAGAGTAAATGAAAATGAGAAAACAATAGATGAATTAAAAAAGAGAATAGAAACTCTTGAAAATAAAAATTAA
- a CDS encoding glucose-6-phosphate isomerase, translating to MKKLSFDYSKALGYVREEELSFMKEQVLTAEKFLKEKNGAGNDFLGWIELPTNYDKAEFERIKAAAEKIKKDSDILLVVGIGGSYLGARAAIDFLSHTFYNNLPKDKRKGTEIFYVGNNISGVYLKHLLDILEGKDYSINVISKSGTTTEPAIAFRVLKKHIEEKYGKAEAKNRIYATTDKAKGALKKLADEEGYETFVIPDDVGGRFSVLTPVGLLPIACAGIDIDELMAGAREAQNDYNAPFEENDCYKYAVIRNILNRKGKNIEMLINYEPRLHYFGEWWKQLFGESEGKDGKGLFPAAADFSTDLHSMGQYIQDGRRELFETAVLIGEPEADITIEAEEVDLDGLNYLAGKGMDFVNKKAAQGTLLAHVDGGVPNLVVNVPEATPFHLGYLFYFFEKACGMSGYILGVNPFNQPGVESYKANMFALLGKKGYEKEAEILNKRLENK from the coding sequence ATGAAAAAACTGTCATTTGATTATTCTAAAGCACTTGGGTATGTAAGAGAAGAAGAATTATCTTTTATGAAGGAACAAGTTTTAACAGCTGAAAAATTTTTAAAAGAAAAAAATGGAGCTGGAAATGATTTTTTAGGTTGGATAGAATTACCAACTAACTATGATAAAGCTGAGTTTGAAAGAATTAAAGCTGCTGCAGAAAAAATAAAAAAAGATTCTGATATTCTTCTTGTTGTAGGAATAGGTGGTTCATATTTAGGAGCAAGAGCTGCAATAGATTTCTTATCTCATACTTTCTATAATAATTTACCAAAAGATAAGAGAAAAGGAACAGAGATATTCTATGTAGGAAATAATATCTCTGGAGTGTATTTAAAACACTTATTAGATATATTAGAAGGAAAAGATTACTCAATCAATGTAATCTCTAAATCAGGAACTACTACTGAACCAGCAATAGCTTTTAGAGTTCTTAAAAAACATATAGAAGAGAAATATGGAAAAGCAGAAGCTAAAAATAGAATATATGCAACTACAGATAAAGCAAAAGGAGCATTAAAGAAATTAGCTGATGAAGAAGGATATGAAACATTTGTAATTCCTGATGATGTAGGAGGAAGATTCTCTGTATTGACACCAGTTGGATTACTTCCTATAGCTTGTGCAGGAATAGACATAGATGAGCTTATGGCAGGGGCTAGAGAGGCTCAAAATGACTATAATGCACCATTTGAAGAGAATGACTGTTACAAGTATGCTGTAATTAGAAATATTTTAAATAGAAAAGGTAAAAATATTGAGATGTTAATAAACTATGAACCAAGATTACACTATTTTGGTGAGTGGTGGAAACAACTATTTGGAGAATCTGAAGGTAAAGATGGAAAAGGATTATTCCCAGCAGCAGCAGATTTTTCAACTGATTTACACTCAATGGGACAATATATTCAAGATGGAAGAAGAGAGTTATTTGAAACAGCAGTATTAATAGGAGAGCCTGAAGCTGATATAACAATAGAAGCTGAAGAAGTAGATTTAGATGGATTAAACTATCTAGCAGGAAAAGGAATGGATTTTGTAAATAAGAAAGCTGCTCAAGGAACATTACTTGCTCATGTTGATGGTGGAGTACCTAACTTAGTAGTAAATGTCCCAGAAGCTACTCCATTCCATTTAGGATACTTATTCTATTTCTTTGAAAAAGCTTGTGGAATGAGTGGATATATTCTTGGAGTAAATCCTTTTAATCAACCAGGTGTAGAGTCATATAAAGCTAATATGTTTGCATTACTTGGTAAAAAAGGATATGAAAAAGAAGCTGAAATATTAAATAAAAGATTAGAGAATAAATAA
- the mscL gene encoding large-conductance mechanosensitive channel protein MscL, producing the protein MKFIEEFKKFALRGNVLDMAVGVIVGGAFSKIVSSMVNDMIMPIIGVFTGKINISSLSLKLPSSIAGGDSVVIKYGQFLQNVLDFTIICLCVFFMIKLVNKLIKKHEDSKPTPKPTNEELLLREIRDILKNKN; encoded by the coding sequence ATGAAATTTATAGAAGAATTTAAAAAATTTGCATTACGTGGAAATGTACTAGATATGGCAGTAGGAGTTATAGTAGGAGGAGCTTTTAGTAAGATTGTATCAAGTATGGTAAATGATATGATTATGCCTATAATAGGAGTTTTTACAGGAAAAATTAATATCTCATCTTTGAGTTTAAAATTACCATCTAGTATAGCTGGTGGAGATTCTGTAGTTATAAAATATGGACAATTTTTACAGAATGTTTTAGACTTTACAATAATTTGTTTATGTGTATTTTTTATGATTAAACTAGTAAATAAATTAATAAAGAAACATGAAGATAGTAAACCAACTCCAAAACCAACAAATGAAGAGCTATTATTAAGAGAAATTAGAGATATTTTAAAAAATAAAAACTAG
- a CDS encoding adenine deaminase, with translation MKVDLLVKNVKVFNSYLKKFKDGNVAILNNKFLYIDNNKNIEFEASSTIDGKNQYMIPGFIDIHMHIESSMMTPAPFCHHLSKNGVTTIVAEPHEIANVFGKKGIEAMIAAENSINTSIFYGIPSSVPSTSPDLETTGAILDFEEMKNLTSNPKVICIGEIMNYRKVIVDNSLDICKFIEYVKKNKPQYAIEGHCPKLLDLDLAKFLYLGINGDHTEHTFEEFVQRFENGMFMELQAKSISSELINYIKENNLYEHFAFVTDDTMPDTFLHKGHLNVVIKKAIQAGINIENAIYCATFTPARRMNLHDRGVIAPGKKADFLLIDNLKNLHITQTFIDGKEVYNINSEAKYIPTDYKFPEEFYQSVRVEKINEDIFQIPVNNKENEVNCRIIKVIDGSTRTTEIIEKLNVKNGYLDWENSPYMLIAVFERHGKNGNIGFGLVTGDCIKNGAIATTYAHDHHNLMVIGKNIKDMTKTINRIIELQGGICCVENEEILAEVPLPVAGILSEKTVQELGKEVEILREKMSQLGYKHYNPIMSLCTLSLPVSPALKITDKGLIDVNQGKIVNLIID, from the coding sequence ATGAAAGTTGATTTATTAGTAAAAAATGTAAAAGTCTTTAATTCTTATTTAAAAAAATTTAAAGATGGTAATGTAGCAATTTTAAATAATAAATTTTTGTATATAGACAATAATAAAAATATAGAATTTGAGGCTAGCTCTACTATTGATGGAAAAAATCAATATATGATTCCAGGATTTATAGATATCCATATGCATATAGAAAGTTCTATGATGACACCTGCACCTTTTTGCCATCATCTTTCTAAAAATGGAGTAACAACTATTGTTGCAGAACCTCATGAAATTGCCAATGTATTTGGTAAAAAAGGAATAGAAGCTATGATTGCTGCTGAAAATAGTATTAATACTTCTATTTTTTATGGTATTCCTAGTAGTGTTCCTTCTACTTCTCCTGATTTAGAAACAACTGGAGCTATTTTAGACTTTGAAGAAATGAAAAATTTAACTTCTAATCCAAAAGTTATCTGTATTGGAGAAATTATGAATTATAGAAAAGTTATTGTTGATAACTCTTTAGATATCTGTAAATTTATAGAGTATGTCAAGAAAAATAAACCTCAATATGCTATTGAGGGACATTGTCCTAAACTCTTAGACTTAGATTTAGCTAAATTCTTATACTTAGGAATTAATGGTGACCATACAGAACATACTTTTGAAGAGTTTGTTCAAAGATTTGAAAATGGAATGTTTATGGAGTTACAAGCAAAATCCATATCCTCAGAATTAATAAACTATATTAAAGAAAATAATCTATATGAACATTTTGCTTTTGTTACTGATGATACTATGCCTGATACTTTTTTGCACAAAGGACATCTTAACGTCGTCATTAAAAAAGCTATTCAAGCAGGTATTAATATAGAGAATGCTATTTATTGTGCTACTTTTACTCCAGCTAGAAGAATGAATCTGCACGATAGAGGAGTTATTGCACCAGGTAAAAAAGCAGATTTTCTGTTAATTGATAACTTAAAAAACCTTCATATTACTCAAACATTTATAGATGGTAAAGAGGTATATAATATTAATTCTGAAGCAAAATATATTCCCACTGATTATAAATTTCCAGAAGAGTTTTACCAAAGTGTTAGAGTAGAAAAAATCAATGAAGATATTTTTCAAATTCCCGTAAATAATAAAGAGAATGAAGTAAATTGTCGTATTATAAAAGTAATTGATGGAAGTACAAGAACAACAGAAATAATAGAAAAGCTAAATGTTAAAAATGGTTATCTAGATTGGGAAAATTCTCCATATATGTTAATTGCAGTTTTTGAAAGACATGGAAAAAATGGAAATATTGGTTTTGGATTAGTTACTGGAGATTGTATAAAAAACGGAGCTATTGCAACTACATATGCTCATGACCATCATAATCTTATGGTTATTGGAAAAAATATCAAAGATATGACTAAAACTATTAATAGAATTATAGAGCTACAAGGAGGAATTTGTTGTGTAGAAAATGAAGAAATCTTAGCTGAAGTTCCTTTACCTGTAGCTGGTATCCTCTCTGAAAAAACAGTACAAGAGCTTGGAAAAGAGGTAGAAATACTTAGAGAAAAAATGTCACAATTAGGATATAAACACTATAATCCTATTATGTCATTATGTACTCTTTCACTCCCAGTTTCTCCAGCTTTAAAAATTACTGATAAAGGATTAATAGATGTTAATCAGGGAAAAATAGTTAATCTTATTATAGACTAG
- a CDS encoding NCS2 family permease produces MNFLEKQFKLKENGTDIKTELIAGLTTFATMAYVLATVPSIMSSAGFGKSGVLTMVIILCAITSIAMGIVTNRPFVLGPGLGSVAVYSISMIIGEGISPAVASGVIFWEGLLFVIISFIGLRDIIVKLIPLSIKISISAGIGLFISLLGFRNAGIIIANAKKNVLGFGDLTTPTAILAIIGLIILLILEVRKVKGGVILAIILTTLIGIPMGVTKIPTSFLAAPGNPTDMIFNIDVMGALNIKYLPFLFALFIPDFFSTFGTVIGVGAKAGLLDKNGNLPGIEKCFYVDSISTVLGSLFCMPCMTTYLESASGVEAGGKTGLTAVATSFIFILMFLITPLALMIPSAATAPTLILMGVKMLSGMKNINYEDTTECVPAFLSVALTIFTNNVANGIAAAIIVYVILKIASGKHKELPLTMYPFAAVLCYYFYTLTM; encoded by the coding sequence ATGAATTTTTTAGAAAAACAATTTAAATTAAAGGAAAATGGAACTGATATTAAAACAGAATTAATAGCAGGACTAACTACATTTGCTACTATGGCTTATGTATTAGCTACTGTTCCTTCTATAATGAGCTCAGCTGGGTTTGGTAAATCAGGAGTTTTAACAATGGTTATTATATTATGTGCTATTACCTCTATTGCTATGGGAATAGTTACTAATAGACCTTTTGTTTTAGGACCTGGACTTGGAAGTGTAGCAGTTTATTCTATTTCTATGATTATTGGTGAGGGAATATCTCCTGCTGTTGCTTCTGGAGTTATTTTCTGGGAAGGACTTCTATTTGTTATTATCTCATTTATTGGACTTAGAGATATAATCGTAAAATTAATTCCACTAAGTATTAAGATCTCTATTAGTGCTGGTATTGGGCTTTTTATTTCATTATTAGGTTTTAGAAATGCTGGAATAATTATAGCTAATGCTAAAAAAAATGTTCTTGGTTTTGGAGATTTAACAACTCCTACTGCTATATTAGCTATTATTGGTTTAATAATTTTACTTATTTTAGAAGTTAGAAAAGTAAAGGGTGGAGTTATTCTTGCCATTATCTTGACTACATTAATAGGAATACCTATGGGAGTTACTAAAATCCCTACTTCTTTTTTAGCAGCCCCTGGAAATCCTACAGATATGATTTTTAATATAGATGTTATGGGAGCATTAAATATAAAATACTTACCTTTTCTATTTGCTTTATTTATTCCTGACTTTTTCTCAACATTTGGAACTGTTATAGGGGTTGGTGCAAAAGCTGGTCTACTTGATAAAAATGGAAATTTACCTGGTATAGAAAAATGCTTCTATGTAGATTCTATATCTACTGTTTTAGGTAGTCTATTTTGTATGCCTTGTATGACTACATACTTAGAATCTGCTTCTGGAGTAGAAGCTGGTGGAAAAACAGGATTAACAGCTGTAGCTACTTCTTTTATTTTTATTCTTATGTTTTTAATAACACCTTTAGCCCTTATGATTCCTTCTGCTGCTACTGCTCCTACTCTTATTCTTATGGGAGTAAAAATGTTGAGTGGAATGAAAAATATAAATTATGAAGATACTACTGAATGTGTTCCTGCATTTTTATCTGTTGCCTTAACAATTTTTACAAATAACGTTGCTAATGGTATTGCAGCAGCAATAATTGTCTATGTTATTTTAAAAATAGCAAGTGGTAAACATAAAGAATTGCCTCTAACAATGTATCCTTTTGCAGCTGTCCTTTGTTATTATTTCTATACTTTAACTATGTAG